In a genomic window of Mucilaginibacter sp. KACC 22063:
- a CDS encoding helix-turn-helix domain-containing protein, with product MYFAFGLRSSLLLIFFVHLLVYGCLFIKRGYQQERLSDRLIGVFFCLGALFIAPWMTGFGGWYDMQPYRDFLFYTPLLQPLFFGPLLYLYIKSLTNASYRISRKEWLHFLPGTLYLLWAAIVFVVDKLILKRYYLMNGVSDPDFDTWYSWVWVISVLIYLLLTLRYYRQYLTFTNLEYSFAESAGFRWLRNFLYVFGLLTLLFLGEHILSLFIELHYIRSWYYFFAFALICYYMAISAYGSSPVPEPKLNFEPERLHAYQEPEETIIVEGDQSWLLPWKEKLEYAMKDKAYLNPELTLTELARKIGTNASLLSKVINSGYGQNFNDYINSFRVSEAIRLMNDPACKNFSLLAIAFDAGFNSKSTFNRAFRKVTGTIPREHLNI from the coding sequence ATGTACTTTGCTTTTGGGTTGCGCAGTTCATTATTGTTGATCTTCTTTGTCCATTTATTGGTATATGGCTGCTTGTTTATAAAACGGGGCTACCAGCAGGAACGACTTTCCGATCGCTTAATAGGTGTCTTTTTTTGCTTGGGCGCATTGTTTATTGCCCCCTGGATGACCGGTTTTGGCGGTTGGTATGATATGCAGCCTTACCGCGATTTTCTATTCTACACACCACTGCTACAGCCATTATTTTTCGGGCCTTTATTATACTTATATATCAAATCATTAACTAATGCGAGCTACCGCATTAGCCGTAAAGAATGGCTGCATTTTTTACCGGGTACGCTTTACCTTTTATGGGCAGCCATTGTGTTTGTGGTAGACAAGCTGATTTTAAAAAGATATTATCTGATGAACGGTGTCTCTGACCCGGATTTTGACACCTGGTACAGCTGGGTATGGGTAATAAGTGTGCTCATTTATCTGCTGCTTACATTACGCTATTACAGGCAATACTTAACTTTTACTAACTTAGAGTATTCTTTTGCCGAGTCGGCGGGCTTCAGGTGGTTGCGCAATTTTCTGTATGTATTCGGGCTGTTGACCCTGCTTTTTTTAGGCGAGCATATCCTTTCATTATTCATAGAGCTGCATTACATCAGATCATGGTATTATTTCTTCGCTTTTGCTTTGATATGCTACTATATGGCCATCAGCGCCTATGGCAGCAGTCCTGTACCCGAGCCTAAGCTAAACTTTGAACCCGAGCGTTTGCATGCCTACCAGGAACCGGAAGAAACTATTATAGTTGAAGGCGATCAAAGCTGGCTGCTTCCCTGGAAAGAAAAGCTGGAGTACGCCATGAAAGACAAGGCATACCTAAATCCCGAGCTTACATTAACCGAGCTTGCGCGTAAAATTGGAACCAATGCCTCATTGTTAAGCAAGGTGATCAATAGCGGTTACGGACAAAATTTTAACGATTATATCAACAGCTTTCGCGTGAGCGAAGCCATAAGATTAATGAACGACCCGGCCTGTAAAAACTTTAGTTTGCTGGCTATTGCATTTGATGCGGGTTTCAATTCAAAGTCTACCTTCAACAGGGCGTTTCGTAAAGTAACAGGCACCATACCGCGCGAACACCTGAATATTTAG
- a CDS encoding outer membrane beta-barrel family protein has protein sequence MKALFTSLLLLISVCVKAQFSGAVIDERQQPIPGAIVKPDGQAAKITDQNGQFYFTKPAAFVVISFAGYCTDTISPLKTGMLIKLQPYVKVLDEVKIKGQAPIIRQQADRTVIAINEQVKKLADNALEVIALAPGIDISPQENAISMSGKKNIQVMINDKPVQMTMTDLVKYLKSLPTGSLKSVELMKEPPARYETDGQTGIINVRTAPLKGITGNVDANTSQSRYNWSDISGVLNYGTEKLAISSYLAWHRGGYFVRSNRDRFLQDGILNQQTNNLERWSDPVIRLAADYQIAKGHVIGAIFEREASTNTTTYQTVSITDPGFSELTNGREPYMRHWDTYNLNYQHNDVLNIDLDKAYFNRDGNTAIMNQGAADVNYQRYNTIDITTLKADAMRQFSKLLKIETGAKLANIKSSQQLNDDKFSYRENIYAAYTGLGYNANKWSWQVGLRAELTDALGIAKGSNQQSVTAPDSTYFNLLPSLFINYSASQRHQFRLAISRRMQRPDYSDLAPFTYQINPLDYQAGNPYLRTQRNDAAEFSYIYDDRISAVAAYRQSADYFNPVVIQTGNILTQTTGNAGRVSSFSFDLNYPLRINKWWNMLNKVNVANDHFRGQLFQGMLDAEQWRWSVFSSQRITLPKQFLFQVTGRYNSAHRDLIYQQAGSGTVSASLGKKFKGDKVSVRLGMSDIFNTTRNFTRVNFGTLNYTENQVVESRRVSLAFNWRFGNQKVRQTQDHSNGDSDEKGRSN, from the coding sequence ATGAAAGCCCTGTTTACCTCCCTGCTATTACTTATTTCTGTTTGTGTTAAGGCCCAGTTTTCTGGTGCAGTTATCGACGAACGCCAGCAACCTATCCCTGGAGCTATTGTTAAACCCGATGGACAGGCAGCTAAAATAACCGACCAGAATGGTCAATTTTACTTTACCAAGCCTGCTGCATTTGTTGTAATAAGTTTTGCAGGATACTGCACAGATACCATTAGTCCCTTAAAAACTGGTATGCTGATAAAATTGCAGCCCTATGTAAAAGTACTTGACGAGGTAAAGATCAAAGGTCAGGCCCCAATAATACGCCAGCAGGCCGATCGTACGGTTATTGCCATAAATGAGCAGGTGAAAAAGCTGGCTGATAATGCGCTTGAAGTAATTGCACTGGCTCCAGGGATTGATATCTCTCCGCAGGAAAACGCCATTAGCATGAGCGGTAAAAAGAATATTCAGGTAATGATTAACGATAAGCCTGTGCAAATGACCATGACAGACTTGGTCAAATACTTAAAATCATTACCAACAGGCAGTCTCAAATCCGTTGAACTGATGAAGGAACCACCTGCACGCTACGAAACCGATGGCCAAACAGGTATTATTAATGTACGCACAGCTCCTTTAAAAGGTATAACAGGTAATGTTGATGCCAATACATCGCAAAGCCGCTACAACTGGAGCGATATTTCCGGCGTTTTAAATTATGGTACCGAAAAGCTGGCTATCAGCAGTTACCTGGCTTGGCACAGGGGTGGTTACTTTGTGAGGAGCAACCGGGACAGATTCCTTCAGGATGGCATCCTTAATCAGCAGACTAATAATTTAGAGCGATGGAGCGACCCGGTGATCAGGCTTGCCGCCGATTATCAAATTGCAAAGGGGCATGTGATAGGTGCCATATTTGAACGTGAGGCAAGCACTAATACGACAACTTATCAGACCGTTTCTATAACAGATCCCGGCTTCTCAGAATTGACCAATGGGCGCGAACCCTACATGCGCCACTGGGATACTTACAATTTAAATTACCAGCATAATGATGTTTTGAATATCGATCTGGATAAGGCTTATTTTAACCGTGATGGTAATACTGCAATCATGAATCAGGGTGCTGCTGATGTTAATTACCAGAGATATAATACCATTGATATTACAACCCTTAAAGCGGATGCCATGCGCCAGTTTAGTAAACTTTTGAAGATAGAAACAGGCGCTAAACTGGCTAATATTAAAAGCAGCCAGCAGCTTAATGATGATAAATTCAGTTATCGCGAAAATATTTATGCAGCTTATACCGGCCTCGGCTATAATGCAAACAAATGGAGCTGGCAAGTGGGTTTACGCGCCGAGCTTACCGATGCCCTCGGTATTGCAAAAGGCAGTAACCAGCAATCTGTAACAGCGCCAGATTCGACTTACTTTAATTTACTTCCATCTTTATTTATTAATTACAGTGCATCGCAAAGGCACCAGTTTCGGTTGGCCATATCAAGGCGCATGCAGCGGCCTGATTACAGCGACCTGGCACCATTTACTTATCAAATTAATCCGCTGGATTATCAGGCAGGTAATCCGTATCTGCGTACGCAACGTAATGATGCCGCCGAGTTTAGCTATATTTATGACGACCGTATTTCTGCGGTGGCGGCATACCGCCAGAGTGCCGATTATTTTAATCCGGTGGTGATACAAACAGGAAATATACTGACCCAAACTACAGGTAATGCTGGCCGTGTGAGCAGCTTTAGTTTCGATCTTAATTATCCGCTTCGCATTAATAAATGGTGGAATATGCTAAACAAAGTAAATGTAGCCAACGATCATTTCAGAGGGCAATTATTTCAGGGGATGCTTGACGCCGAGCAATGGAGATGGAGCGTATTTTCTTCGCAACGTATCACATTGCCTAAGCAGTTTCTATTTCAGGTTACCGGGCGATATAACTCTGCACACCGCGACCTGATTTACCAGCAGGCCGGCAGTGGTACGGTGAGCGCCAGTTTGGGTAAAAAGTTTAAAGGCGATAAGGTATCAGTAAGGCTTGGCATGAGCGATATTTTTAATACCACAAGAAATTTTACCCGTGTTAACTTCGGTACTTTGAATTATACGGAGAATCAGGTGGTGGAAAGCAGGCGGGTGTCGTTAGCCTTTAACTGGCGCTTTGGTAACCAAAAGGTGCGGCAAACGCAAGACCATAGCAATGGTGACAGCGATGAAAAGGGGAGAAGTAATTAG
- a CDS encoding pepsin/retropepsin-like aspartic protease family protein: protein MNIKRHLRSGLAIAGLIFSQYAQAQTPKANVEKIFTALQQKDSLQLRGLLPADYTIAGLDSKTSKAILSNIVKGFPGFNSFSIAKDSLEGTNHRFKVLLNYTNGKTGRPDVLTDATGKILELNIIRDPKVTNASPNVWPAHVELPAQMVNNCLYVKGTLNGKNGLFMIDNGAFGLIVNPSIAQSNTADTTNYADQLGVSGVNGKVEDVKPVKVSEITVGDIKLHNITLMSMPMEATINTETNLGLLGYAFLKAYKTTLNYRKATVTFNKSDSLKRSSNLKSIAFDMQHHLPVVTALINGKTYHLALDCGASHNILFSDYDKEWQSAAPKTQTETMSGIEGKITNVTVANIAKVHIGGITFINMATAFTKNNMYSKSEAAALKIDGILGAPFFSTYLLTLDYQNKVVLVDKYSE, encoded by the coding sequence ATGAATATCAAAAGACATTTAAGATCGGGGCTTGCAATTGCAGGCCTTATCTTTTCACAGTACGCCCAGGCACAAACTCCAAAGGCCAACGTAGAGAAAATATTTACCGCTCTGCAACAAAAGGATAGCCTGCAATTGCGCGGGTTATTGCCCGCAGATTATACAATTGCAGGCCTGGATAGCAAAACAAGTAAAGCCATCTTATCTAATATTGTTAAAGGCTTTCCGGGCTTTAACAGCTTTAGTATTGCCAAAGACAGTCTGGAAGGGACAAATCATCGCTTTAAAGTTTTATTGAACTATACAAACGGCAAAACCGGCCGCCCTGATGTATTAACAGATGCAACCGGCAAAATATTAGAATTGAATATCATCAGGGATCCAAAAGTAACGAATGCAAGCCCTAATGTATGGCCTGCCCATGTTGAACTACCTGCACAGATGGTAAATAATTGCCTTTATGTAAAAGGAACATTGAACGGTAAAAACGGCCTGTTTATGATAGACAACGGGGCTTTCGGGCTGATTGTAAATCCCTCGATTGCACAATCTAATACTGCTGATACAACTAACTATGCTGACCAGCTTGGTGTAAGCGGTGTTAACGGCAAAGTAGAAGATGTGAAGCCGGTAAAAGTTAGTGAGATAACGGTAGGCGATATCAAACTGCATAATATCACACTAATGTCTATGCCAATGGAAGCTACCATCAACACCGAGACTAATCTTGGGTTACTGGGCTACGCCTTTTTGAAAGCATACAAAACCACTTTAAATTACCGAAAAGCTACTGTCACTTTTAACAAATCAGATAGCTTAAAGCGCAGCAGTAATTTAAAAAGTATTGCATTTGATATGCAGCACCACCTACCTGTTGTTACTGCTTTAATTAATGGCAAAACTTATCACTTGGCTTTAGACTGCGGTGCCTCGCATAACATCCTTTTTTCAGATTACGATAAAGAATGGCAATCGGCAGCGCCGAAAACGCAGACAGAAACAATGTCGGGCATTGAAGGCAAGATTACTAACGTAACTGTTGCCAATATCGCAAAAGTCCACATTGGCGGGATAACCTTTATAAACATGGCTACCGCGTTTACTAAGAATAACATGTACAGTAAATCTGAAGCCGCAGCATTAAAGATAGACGGCATTTTAGGCGCCCCATTTTTTAGCACTTATTTGCTTACGCTCGACTATCAAAACAAGGTTGTGCTTGTAGACAAATACAGCGAATAA